A region from the Tsuneonella mangrovi genome encodes:
- the paoC gene encoding aldehyde oxidoreductase molybdenum-binding subunit PaoC, with product MKFDQPAAINPIDQGRVIGKATARIDGPLKVTGTAPYAAERHDVAPNQAYGWIVGAGIAKGRLTSLDTVEAKEAPGVLAVLSTLDHVPLPLYGTNTANLFGGATIEHYHQAIALVVAETFEQACGAAKLIRAEYERADGLYDLDTAPSVPTPKDGEGTRDMDFGDFAAAWDASPVRFEGDYVTRDESHAMMEPFASIAAWEGDKLTVWTTNQLIEWSRKAAARTLGIDRDDIRLDSPFVGGGFGGKLFIRAEFVLAALGAKEIGRPVKVAMQRPLMINNSTHRPATRQTIKLGADENGKLKAISHSVLSGNLPGGSPEGAEASSKLFYGADAIEIRSRLATLDLPEGNAMRAPGEAPGLMAFEVAMDELAEQLDIDPVQLRIVNDTQVDPMKPERKFTSRLYIECLERGAKAFGWDRRIAKPASVREGEWLIGMGMAGGIRNNFHVASGARVRLAGNGTVTVETDMTDIGTGSYTIIAQTAAEMMGLDLDRITVRLGSSDFPVSAGSGGQFGGNCSTAGVYAACVMLRRQVAEAFGMDPDLAEFVGGEVRQGAVAKPLGLAAGNGEIVAEDTIEFGDLVDEEQQSTFAAHFVEAAVNAYTGETRIRRMLAVCSAGRILNPSAARSQIIGAMTMGAGAALMEELAIDQRFGMFINHDLAGYEVPVHADIPHQEVIFLDDETPRSSPMKAMGVGELGLCGVGAAIANAQYNATGVRIRNYPLTLDKYLDRLPAIA from the coding sequence ATGAAATTCGACCAACCCGCCGCGATCAACCCAATCGACCAGGGCCGCGTGATCGGCAAGGCGACCGCGCGCATCGATGGTCCGCTCAAGGTCACCGGCACCGCGCCTTATGCCGCAGAGCGCCACGATGTTGCGCCAAACCAGGCCTACGGCTGGATCGTCGGTGCGGGCATCGCCAAGGGCAGGCTGACGAGCCTCGACACTGTGGAGGCCAAAGAGGCGCCGGGTGTGCTGGCAGTGCTCTCCACGCTCGATCACGTCCCGCTGCCGCTCTACGGCACCAACACCGCCAACCTGTTTGGCGGCGCGACAATCGAACACTACCATCAGGCGATTGCGCTGGTGGTGGCCGAGACGTTTGAACAGGCGTGCGGCGCAGCCAAGCTGATCCGTGCGGAATACGAGCGCGCTGACGGCCTGTATGATCTCGATACTGCTCCGTCCGTCCCGACACCGAAGGATGGCGAGGGCACGCGCGACATGGATTTCGGCGATTTCGCCGCGGCGTGGGATGCTTCGCCGGTCCGGTTCGAAGGCGACTACGTCACCCGCGACGAAAGCCACGCGATGATGGAACCGTTCGCTTCGATCGCTGCGTGGGAAGGCGACAAGCTGACAGTCTGGACCACCAACCAACTGATCGAATGGTCGAGGAAGGCGGCGGCACGCACACTCGGAATCGATCGGGACGACATTCGGCTCGATTCGCCGTTCGTAGGCGGTGGGTTCGGCGGCAAGCTGTTCATCCGCGCCGAATTTGTCCTCGCAGCACTAGGAGCGAAGGAAATCGGTCGCCCGGTCAAGGTCGCGATGCAGCGCCCGCTGATGATCAACAACAGCACCCATCGCCCGGCCACGCGGCAGACGATCAAGCTGGGCGCTGACGAGAATGGCAAGCTAAAGGCGATCTCGCACAGCGTGCTGTCGGGCAACCTGCCCGGGGGAAGCCCGGAAGGCGCGGAGGCTTCTTCCAAGCTGTTTTACGGTGCGGATGCAATCGAGATCCGCTCGCGCCTCGCGACGCTCGACCTGCCCGAAGGCAACGCGATGCGGGCTCCGGGCGAAGCGCCGGGGCTGATGGCGTTCGAAGTCGCGATGGACGAACTGGCCGAGCAACTCGATATCGATCCGGTACAGCTGCGGATTGTCAACGACACCCAGGTCGATCCGATGAAGCCGGAACGCAAGTTTACCAGCCGCCTCTACATCGAATGTCTTGAGCGCGGGGCGAAGGCGTTTGGTTGGGATCGGCGCATAGCCAAGCCTGCTTCGGTGCGCGAAGGCGAGTGGCTGATCGGCATGGGAATGGCGGGCGGTATCCGCAACAATTTCCACGTCGCGTCGGGCGCGCGGGTCCGCCTGGCAGGCAACGGCACGGTCACGGTCGAAACCGACATGACCGATATCGGCACCGGCAGCTACACGATCATCGCGCAGACCGCAGCGGAGATGATGGGGCTCGATCTCGACAGGATCACTGTGCGGCTCGGTAGCTCTGACTTTCCGGTTTCGGCCGGTTCGGGCGGGCAATTCGGCGGAAATTGCTCGACCGCCGGGGTCTACGCTGCGTGCGTCATGCTGCGCAGGCAAGTCGCTGAGGCGTTCGGGATGGATCCCGACCTTGCCGAATTCGTCGGCGGCGAAGTGCGGCAAGGTGCGGTGGCGAAGCCTCTGGGACTCGCCGCAGGCAATGGCGAGATCGTTGCCGAGGACACCATCGAGTTCGGCGACCTGGTCGACGAAGAGCAGCAATCGACCTTTGCTGCGCATTTCGTCGAGGCGGCGGTCAACGCCTACACAGGCGAGACGCGTATCCGCCGGATGCTGGCGGTGTGCTCGGCGGGGCGGATTCTCAATCCCTCGGCGGCGCGCAGCCAGATCATCGGTGCGATGACGATGGGCGCCGGCGCGGCGCTGATGGAAGAACTGGCGATCGACCAGCGGTTCGGGATGTTCATCAACCACGACCTCGCCGGATACGAAGTTCCGGTCCACGCCGATATCCCGCACCAGGAGGTGATCTTCCTCGACGACGAGACGCCGCGTTCTTCGCCGATGAAAGCGATGGGGGTGGGCGAGCTCGGCCTGTGCGGTGTCGGCGCGGCGATTGCCAACGCGCAATACAACGCCACCGGGGTGCGGATACGCAACTATCCGCTGACGCTCGACAAGTACCTCGACCGGCTGCCCGCAATCGCCTGA
- a CDS encoding recombinase family protein: MSRIAYYRVSTSDQSIEAQRSALGGQFDREFSDEGVSGGVLASQRPGFSEMLSYVREGDTVCVYAVDRLGRDALDVQGTVRRLIDAGVTVDVHGLGPIGRGVGELILAVLAQVAEMEKRRIAERTADGRARARKALEETGKTHRGKASLGRPQKVDPQVVAGWRKEHGASIAATARHFDISPATVSRHCSSAQVA; the protein is encoded by the coding sequence ATGAGCCGCATTGCCTACTACCGGGTGAGCACAAGTGACCAATCCATCGAGGCCCAGCGCAGCGCGCTAGGCGGGCAGTTCGACAGGGAGTTTAGCGACGAGGGAGTGAGTGGAGGTGTGTTAGCCTCGCAGCGCCCCGGCTTCTCCGAGATGCTCTCCTACGTGCGCGAAGGGGACACTGTCTGCGTCTACGCTGTGGACCGTTTGGGCCGCGATGCGCTGGACGTGCAAGGCACTGTCCGCCGCTTGATCGATGCGGGGGTGACAGTGGACGTTCACGGCCTCGGGCCGATTGGCCGGGGTGTAGGTGAACTCATCCTCGCCGTCCTCGCTCAGGTGGCTGAGATGGAGAAGCGCCGGATCGCGGAGCGCACTGCTGATGGCAGGGCAAGGGCGCGCAAGGCCCTAGAGGAAACCGGCAAGACCCACAGGGGCAAGGCGAGCCTCGGCAGGCCGCAGAAGGTAGACCCGCAGGTGGTCGCTGGGTGGCGGAAGGAGCATGGCGCGAGCATCGCTGCCACTGCTCGCCACTTCGACATCTCACCTGCGACCGTCAGCCGTCATTGCTCGAGCGCGCAGGTAGCCTAG
- a CDS encoding tyrosine-type recombinase/integrase, with the protein MAALQRRGNKWRAKIRIPAELRASYGRQFEQKTMQALDRRSARLEADAWEITLRADWASRTPQPNTSRQVLRQLHETLLDMALGGNFNVHGASEEDPRELGVGYELDKLQEQTEGRELTPEEEVKLAALQDAAAVLRGKRPARRKELEPSFSETAAEYIELWSTQSGLKQSNTRQQKEATFRLFADYISDRPLREVRQVDAASFMDALRRFDPHWARSPAAKEMSWKALHREYGHHPKGLADATLNRHVTTLQELWKWGEQRDRCTGRNPFSGMRKRLTPGKNVASYRPWTIDELKVLFSPPPKRTDLAEVMQVALFTAMRLDEIASLTFGQIKEEDGIRFIDVIDAKSPAGIRQVPLHGKLQWLAERKGAAGDRVWPSFNPEGPGKKPGADAGKDFSNFKIGKGFDDRRKVFHSFRKNVTKIMERAGVLENEWAQVLGHERGFTYKRYNADGITMQRKADLIALIDYPGVTFPVPE; encoded by the coding sequence ATGGCAGCACTGCAAAGGCGCGGCAACAAATGGCGCGCGAAGATAAGGATTCCAGCGGAACTGAGGGCCTCATATGGGAGGCAGTTCGAGCAGAAAACCATGCAGGCACTGGACAGGCGCTCCGCTCGGCTGGAGGCCGATGCGTGGGAGATCACCCTGAGGGCCGACTGGGCCTCACGCACACCACAACCGAACACCTCCCGGCAGGTACTCCGCCAACTGCACGAGACGCTGCTGGACATGGCGCTTGGTGGCAACTTCAATGTCCACGGTGCCTCTGAAGAAGACCCGCGAGAACTTGGCGTGGGCTACGAGCTGGACAAGCTGCAAGAGCAGACTGAGGGGCGGGAGCTGACACCCGAAGAAGAGGTGAAGCTCGCAGCGCTGCAAGATGCCGCAGCGGTCTTGCGGGGCAAGCGCCCTGCCCGCCGTAAGGAGCTTGAACCGAGCTTTTCGGAAACAGCTGCCGAGTACATCGAACTCTGGTCCACGCAATCAGGTTTAAAGCAGAGCAACACGCGCCAACAGAAGGAGGCCACGTTCCGGCTCTTCGCTGACTACATCTCCGACCGTCCACTGAGGGAAGTCCGGCAAGTAGACGCTGCGAGCTTCATGGACGCGCTGCGGCGCTTCGATCCGCACTGGGCGCGCTCTCCGGCTGCGAAGGAGATGTCTTGGAAGGCGCTTCATCGGGAATACGGGCATCACCCCAAGGGCCTCGCAGACGCGACTCTAAACCGCCATGTCACGACCCTGCAGGAGTTGTGGAAGTGGGGAGAGCAGCGAGACAGGTGCACCGGCAGGAACCCATTCAGCGGGATGAGGAAACGCCTCACTCCGGGCAAGAACGTCGCTTCTTATCGACCGTGGACGATTGACGAGCTGAAGGTGCTGTTTTCCCCGCCGCCCAAGCGCACCGATCTAGCGGAAGTCATGCAAGTCGCGCTCTTCACCGCCATGCGCCTGGACGAGATCGCGTCATTGACCTTCGGCCAGATCAAAGAGGAAGACGGTATCCGGTTCATCGACGTTATCGACGCGAAAAGCCCAGCCGGTATCAGGCAGGTTCCCCTACATGGAAAGCTGCAGTGGCTGGCAGAGCGAAAGGGCGCTGCAGGTGACCGCGTCTGGCCGTCGTTCAATCCCGAGGGTCCGGGCAAGAAGCCGGGAGCTGACGCCGGAAAGGACTTTTCCAACTTTAAGATCGGCAAGGGCTTCGACGACCGTCGCAAGGTGTTTCATTCGTTTCGCAAGAACGTGACGAAGATCATGGAACGCGCTGGTGTGCTTGAGAACGAGTGGGCGCAGGTGCTTGGGCACGAGCGGGGGTTCACCTACAAGCGTTACAATGCCGATGGGATTACCATGCAGCGCAAGGCCGATCTCATCGCGTTGATCGACTATCCGGGGGTCACCTTCCCGGTGCCTGAATAG
- a CDS encoding class II glutamine amidotransferase, with product MCELFAMSSAKPGIVRYELDSFAAEGGEKHRNRDGWGILFAEDRDAHVFREAAPAADSELARMVVRREIPTRTLLAHVRRASRGQPRLANTHPFTRVRGGRLHAFAHNGDLPGIEGCRGASAVVGDRVGETDSELVFLLLLDRLDALGSAPAVAERFDVFARLAAEMRELGSSNFLFFDGDCLFVHADRRRYETADGLTEPREPGLNIRRFEKHEHGREWRCNGAILDEVSEDTILFASVPLDQGEWEPLPRGTALALKGGEIVDRRPA from the coding sequence ATGTGCGAACTGTTCGCGATGAGCTCTGCCAAGCCCGGCATCGTCCGCTACGAGCTGGACAGCTTTGCCGCCGAAGGCGGCGAGAAGCACCGCAACCGCGACGGCTGGGGAATCTTGTTCGCTGAAGATCGCGACGCGCATGTGTTCCGCGAGGCTGCCCCGGCGGCGGACAGCGAGCTCGCGCGAATGGTGGTGAGGCGCGAGATCCCCACCCGCACGCTGCTCGCTCACGTCCGGCGCGCGTCGCGCGGCCAGCCCAGGCTCGCCAACACCCACCCGTTCACCAGGGTGCGCGGCGGACGGCTGCACGCATTCGCGCATAACGGCGACCTGCCTGGAATCGAGGGATGCCGAGGTGCCAGCGCTGTCGTCGGAGATCGGGTTGGCGAGACCGATTCCGAACTGGTTTTCCTGCTCCTGCTCGATCGCCTCGACGCGCTGGGGAGTGCGCCTGCAGTGGCTGAGCGGTTCGATGTGTTCGCCAGGCTCGCCGCCGAGATGCGCGAGCTCGGTTCATCCAACTTCCTGTTTTTCGATGGTGATTGCCTGTTCGTCCATGCCGACCGGAGGCGCTACGAGACTGCCGATGGCCTGACGGAACCACGCGAGCCGGGCCTCAATATCCGGCGTTTCGAAAAGCACGAGCACGGCCGCGAATGGCGCTGCAACGGGGCGATCCTCGACGAGGTCAGCGAAGACACAATCCTGTTCGCCTCCGTCCCGCTCGACCAGGGCGAGTGGGAGCCGTTGCCGCGCGGCACCGCGCTTGCTCTCAAGGGCGGCGAGATCGTCGATCGCAGGCCCGCCTGA
- the fumC gene encoding class II fumarate hydratase: MSAPPELRSIPVGIDATGTRTEFDSMGSVEVPADRYWGAQTQRSLEHFAIADDRMPIAVYRAYGVVKKACALVNAELGVLDGWKADAIVAACDEVIAGKLDAHFPLYVWQTGSGTQSNMNVNEVVSNRAIQLLGGALGSQQPVAPNDDVNMSQSSNDTFPTAMHIAIECELTERLLPELGALADLMEAKAGDWMDVVKIGRTHLQDAVPVTVGQEWMGWVGQLREAILAVEQAREGLYELALGGTATGTGLNAPEGFSMKSAAKIAELTGRPFVTAPNKFAAQGSLDASVRVSAALRGVAVAVMKIANDIRWLACGPRCGIGELKLPDNEPGSSIMPGKVNPTQCEAIVMIAIQVIGEDTATAFAGSQGNFELNAMRPIVVNNVLHSIAILADGCEKFRKYSVEGTQLDRERIDGFVENSLMLVTALAPHIGYQAAAHIAEGAAANGTTLREEALKSGKVSAEDYDRFIRPADMVGRGLGGA, from the coding sequence ATGAGCGCGCCTCCCGAATTGCGCAGCATCCCGGTGGGCATCGACGCGACCGGCACGCGCACCGAATTCGATTCGATGGGCTCGGTCGAGGTGCCAGCGGACCGCTATTGGGGAGCGCAGACCCAGCGTTCCCTCGAACACTTCGCGATTGCCGATGATCGGATGCCGATCGCGGTCTATCGCGCTTACGGTGTGGTCAAGAAGGCCTGCGCGCTGGTCAATGCCGAGCTGGGCGTGCTGGACGGCTGGAAGGCGGATGCAATCGTTGCTGCGTGCGACGAAGTCATTGCCGGGAAGCTCGACGCGCATTTTCCGCTCTACGTGTGGCAGACCGGCTCGGGCACCCAGTCGAACATGAACGTCAACGAGGTCGTTTCCAACCGGGCGATCCAGCTGCTGGGCGGCGCGCTAGGTAGCCAGCAGCCGGTTGCGCCGAATGACGATGTCAACATGAGCCAGTCGTCGAACGACACCTTCCCGACTGCGATGCACATCGCAATCGAGTGCGAGCTGACCGAGCGGTTGCTACCCGAACTCGGCGCGCTGGCCGATTTGATGGAGGCCAAGGCCGGCGATTGGATGGACGTGGTCAAGATCGGCCGCACCCACTTGCAGGATGCTGTCCCGGTCACTGTCGGGCAGGAATGGATGGGCTGGGTCGGCCAGCTGCGCGAAGCTATCCTCGCGGTCGAACAGGCGCGCGAGGGGCTCTACGAACTCGCGCTGGGCGGCACCGCAACAGGAACCGGGCTGAATGCGCCCGAGGGCTTCTCGATGAAGTCTGCCGCGAAGATCGCCGAGTTGACCGGCAGGCCGTTCGTCACCGCACCCAACAAGTTCGCCGCGCAGGGCTCGCTCGATGCGTCGGTGCGTGTCTCTGCGGCACTCAGGGGCGTGGCAGTGGCGGTGATGAAGATCGCCAACGACATACGCTGGCTTGCGTGCGGGCCGCGCTGCGGAATCGGCGAACTGAAGCTGCCCGACAACGAGCCGGGCTCGTCGATCATGCCGGGTAAGGTCAACCCGACGCAGTGCGAGGCGATAGTGATGATCGCGATCCAGGTCATCGGCGAAGACACCGCGACCGCGTTCGCCGGCAGCCAGGGCAATTTCGAATTGAACGCGATGCGGCCGATCGTGGTCAACAACGTGCTCCACTCGATCGCAATCCTTGCCGACGGGTGCGAGAAATTCCGCAAGTACTCGGTCGAAGGGACCCAGCTCGATCGCGAGCGGATCGACGGCTTTGTCGAGAATTCGCTGATGCTGGTGACCGCTCTGGCGCCGCACATCGGCTACCAGGCCGCAGCGCATATTGCGGAAGGGGCGGCGGCCAACGGCACGACCTTGCGCGAGGAAGCGCTCAAGTCGGGGAAAGTCAGCGCGGAAGACTACGACCGGTTCATCCGGCCCGCCGACATGGTTGGGCGAGGGCTTGGCGGCGCGTAG
- the thyA gene encoding thymidylate synthase yields MASAAQTTDSPGETHYEQHYLDLMRHIWLHGSERVDRTGVGTRSVFGATLRFDLANGAMPLLTTKRVYWKTATREMLWFLTGNTNIRPLVLQGVKIWNEWPHANYVRETGDQIALDDFVQRIADDEQFAERWGDLGPVYGKQWVDWPTFRYRKDGTYEPGPGINQVAEVVESLKVNSGSRRHIIEGWNVAELDRMALPPCHKTYQFHVADGKLNCLLYQRSCDVALGLPFNLWSGALLQRMIAQQVDLEPGEFVWMGGDTHLYLNHAHLIEEQLSRQPQGRPRLEITRRPQSIFDYRIEDFEVSNYTPLGAIKAPVAV; encoded by the coding sequence ATGGCCAGCGCTGCGCAAACGACCGATTCTCCCGGCGAGACGCACTACGAACAGCATTACCTTGACCTGATGCGCCATATCTGGCTGCACGGCTCGGAGCGGGTCGATCGCACGGGTGTCGGCACGCGCTCGGTGTTCGGGGCGACCCTGCGATTCGATCTGGCGAACGGCGCGATGCCCTTGCTCACCACCAAGCGCGTCTATTGGAAAACGGCGACGCGCGAGATGCTGTGGTTCCTCACCGGGAACACCAATATCCGCCCGCTGGTCTTGCAAGGGGTCAAGATCTGGAACGAATGGCCGCACGCGAACTATGTCCGCGAGACTGGCGACCAGATCGCGCTCGACGATTTCGTCCAGCGGATCGCTGATGATGAGCAATTTGCCGAGCGGTGGGGCGATCTCGGCCCGGTTTATGGCAAGCAATGGGTCGACTGGCCGACATTCCGCTATCGCAAGGACGGCACTTACGAGCCGGGGCCGGGGATTAACCAGGTTGCCGAAGTTGTCGAATCGCTGAAGGTCAATTCGGGTAGCAGGCGGCACATCATCGAGGGCTGGAACGTCGCCGAGCTTGACCGGATGGCGCTTCCGCCATGCCACAAGACATACCAGTTCCATGTCGCGGACGGGAAGCTGAACTGCCTACTCTACCAGCGCAGCTGCGACGTTGCGCTGGGCTTGCCGTTCAACTTGTGGTCGGGTGCTTTGCTCCAGCGTATGATCGCCCAGCAGGTCGACCTGGAGCCAGGCGAATTCGTGTGGATGGGGGGCGATACCCACCTCTATCTCAATCACGCGCACCTGATCGAAGAGCAGCTTTCGCGGCAGCCGCAGGGCCGTCCGCGGCTTGAGATAACGCGGCGTCCGCAAAGCATTTTCGACTACCGGATCGAGGATTTCGAAGTCTCGAACTACACGCCGCTCGGTGCTATCAAGGCTCCGGTGGCGGTGTAG
- a CDS encoding 3-methyl-2-oxobutanoate dehydrogenase (2-methylpropanoyl-transferring) subunit alpha yields the protein MADRPNGTGNAGHNRPSLRLHVPEPKFRPGDEVDFSHLAISEAGAQPRPDETCDPAETKPLVTDLVRVLGDDNKAHGPWDPRLDADTMRTMLEKMALTRAFDERMYRGQRQGKTSFYMKCTGEEATSVAAAMAMASDDMVFPSYRQQGILITRGYPLVEMINQIYSNRGDKLKGRQLPIMYSSRAHSFFTISGNLATQTPQAVGWAMASAMRGDSRIAATWLGEGSTAEGDFHAACLFATVYNAPVILNVVNNQWAISSFSGFAGGERATFASRAVGYGMAGLRVDGNDPLAVYAATAWAAERARANAGPTLIEHFTYRAEGHSTSDDPSAYRSAQERNEWPLGDPIMRLKDHLIAIGEWDEERQSALDLECAEKVKAATKDAEKNGILGHGLHHPFHTMFEDVFEELPWHLEEQADQAIRERKIKWPHA from the coding sequence ATGGCCGACAGGCCGAACGGCACAGGGAACGCGGGGCATAATCGCCCGTCGCTGAGGCTCCATGTGCCAGAACCCAAATTCCGGCCCGGCGACGAGGTCGATTTCTCGCACCTGGCTATCAGCGAAGCGGGCGCGCAGCCGCGCCCCGACGAGACGTGCGATCCGGCGGAGACGAAACCGCTCGTGACCGATCTCGTTCGCGTTCTGGGCGACGACAACAAGGCGCATGGCCCGTGGGACCCGCGGCTCGACGCCGATACCATGCGCACCATGCTCGAGAAGATGGCGCTCACCCGCGCGTTCGATGAGCGGATGTATCGCGGCCAGCGGCAGGGCAAGACCAGCTTCTACATGAAGTGTACCGGTGAAGAGGCGACCAGCGTTGCCGCCGCAATGGCGATGGCGAGCGACGACATGGTATTTCCCAGCTATCGCCAGCAGGGCATACTGATCACCCGCGGCTATCCGCTGGTAGAGATGATCAACCAGATATATTCTAACCGCGGCGACAAGCTGAAGGGCCGCCAGCTGCCGATCATGTATTCGAGCCGGGCACATAGCTTCTTCACCATCAGCGGCAACCTCGCCACGCAGACCCCGCAGGCGGTCGGCTGGGCGATGGCGAGCGCGATGCGCGGCGACAGCCGGATCGCGGCAACCTGGCTGGGCGAGGGCAGCACGGCGGAGGGCGATTTCCACGCCGCGTGCCTGTTCGCAACTGTTTACAACGCGCCGGTGATCCTCAACGTGGTCAACAACCAGTGGGCGATTTCCAGCTTCTCTGGCTTCGCCGGAGGCGAACGGGCGACGTTTGCCTCGCGCGCGGTCGGATATGGCATGGCTGGGCTGCGGGTTGATGGCAACGATCCGCTGGCGGTCTATGCCGCGACCGCCTGGGCGGCCGAGCGCGCACGAGCCAACGCCGGACCGACGTTGATCGAACATTTCACCTATCGCGCTGAGGGACATTCGACCTCGGACGATCCGAGCGCCTATCGCTCAGCGCAGGAGCGGAACGAATGGCCGCTCGGCGATCCGATCATGCGGCTGAAGGACCACTTGATAGCGATCGGCGAATGGGATGAGGAGCGCCAGTCCGCGCTCGACCTCGAATGCGCCGAGAAAGTCAAAGCCGCGACCAAGGACGCGGAAAAGAACGGTATCCTCGGCCACGGCCTTCACCACCCGTTCCACACGATGTTCGAAGACGTGTTCGAAGAGCTGCCGTGGCATCTTGAAGAACAGGCCGACCAGGCGATCCGCGAAAGGAAGATCAAATGGCCTCACGCGTGA
- a CDS encoding alpha-ketoacid dehydrogenase subunit beta produces the protein MASRVIEDDIPFGLEDAPARNLNMIEAINDALDIMLSHDPSVIIMGEDVGYFGGVFRCTAGLQEKYGKTRVFDTPINECGIIGAAVGMGAYGLRPVPEIQFADYIYPGLDQLISEAARLRYRSAGEFIAPMTVRSPFGGGIFGGQTHSQSPEALFTHVAGLKTVIPSTPHDAKGLLIASIEDDDPVIFFEPKRIYNGPFNGYYDKPVEPWKKHPDSKVPEGYYSIPLGKARTVREGDAITILAYGTMVHVVDAVAREKGVDAEILDLRTLVPLDIEAIEASVEKTGRCLIVHEATRTSGFGAELSALVTERCFYHLEAPVERVTGFDTPYPHSLEWAYFPGPVRIGEAIDKILEA, from the coding sequence ATGGCCTCACGCGTGATCGAGGACGACATTCCGTTCGGGCTGGAGGATGCGCCCGCACGCAACCTCAACATGATCGAGGCGATCAACGACGCGCTCGACATCATGCTGAGCCATGACCCGTCGGTGATCATCATGGGCGAGGATGTGGGCTATTTCGGCGGCGTGTTTCGCTGCACCGCGGGCCTGCAGGAGAAATACGGCAAGACCCGCGTGTTCGATACGCCGATCAACGAATGCGGCATCATCGGTGCGGCTGTGGGGATGGGGGCCTATGGCCTGCGTCCGGTGCCCGAAATCCAGTTCGCCGACTACATTTACCCCGGGCTCGACCAGCTGATCTCCGAAGCGGCACGGCTGCGCTATCGCTCGGCGGGCGAGTTCATCGCCCCGATGACCGTGCGCAGCCCGTTCGGGGGCGGCATCTTTGGCGGACAGACCCACAGCCAGAGCCCTGAGGCGTTGTTCACGCACGTGGCCGGGCTCAAGACCGTAATCCCCAGCACTCCGCACGATGCCAAGGGCCTGCTGATCGCTTCGATCGAGGATGATGATCCGGTGATCTTCTTCGAGCCCAAGCGCATCTACAACGGGCCATTTAACGGGTATTACGACAAGCCCGTCGAGCCGTGGAAGAAGCACCCCGACAGCAAGGTGCCCGAGGGTTACTATTCGATTCCCCTGGGCAAGGCGCGGACGGTGCGCGAAGGCGATGCGATCACGATCCTCGCTTACGGCACGATGGTCCACGTGGTCGATGCAGTCGCGCGCGAGAAGGGCGTCGACGCCGAAATCCTCGACCTGCGCACGCTGGTCCCGCTCGACATCGAAGCGATCGAGGCTTCGGTCGAAAAGACCGGGCGCTGCCTGATCGTACATGAAGCGACCCGCACCAGCGGGTTCGGCGCGGAACTTTCCGCGCTCGTTACCGAACGCTGCTTCTACCACCTCGAAGCCCCGGTCGAACGCGTGACCGGGTTCGACACCCCCTATCCGCACAGCCTCGAATGGGCCTATTTCCCCGGCCCGGTTCGCATCGGCGAAGCAATCGACAAGATACTGGAAGCCTAG